In a single window of the Pirellulales bacterium genome:
- a CDS encoding transglutaminase family protein, giving the protein MLIRAGFEAALDFVQPTAVLLMAYVHPSRCDEIREPENLTIAPHVPVCEYIDGYGNRCGRAVVPGGTIVFRNEFVIADDGQPDRQVPNAYQHQVNELPHEVLMFLLASRYCEVDSELRDTAWSLFGHLPAGWPLVQAVCDYVHCHIRFDYLQARANRTALEVFRERVGVCRDYMHLAITFCRSLNIPARYCTGYLGDIGVPRSADPMDFSAWFEVYLGGAWHAFDARNNQPRIGRILMARGRDAADVALTTTFGVNQLRSFLVWTDVIAS; this is encoded by the coding sequence ATGCTTATTCGCGCTGGCTTTGAAGCGGCTCTTGATTTTGTGCAGCCGACCGCGGTGCTGCTGATGGCCTACGTGCATCCGTCGCGATGCGACGAGATCCGCGAGCCCGAGAACCTGACGATCGCGCCGCACGTTCCTGTCTGCGAATACATCGACGGTTACGGCAATCGCTGCGGTCGGGCGGTTGTGCCTGGCGGGACGATCGTGTTCCGCAACGAGTTTGTCATCGCCGACGACGGACAGCCCGATCGACAGGTGCCGAACGCCTATCAGCATCAAGTCAACGAACTCCCCCACGAAGTGCTCATGTTTCTGCTCGCCAGCCGCTACTGCGAGGTCGATAGCGAGCTACGCGACACGGCCTGGTCGCTGTTTGGACATCTGCCGGCGGGCTGGCCACTTGTTCAAGCGGTGTGTGATTACGTTCATTGCCATATTCGCTTCGACTACCTGCAAGCGCGGGCCAACCGTACGGCGCTGGAAGTGTTTCGCGAGCGCGTGGGAGTGTGCCGCGACTACATGCACCTGGCCATTACGTTCTGTCGCAGTTTGAACATTCCAGCGCGCTATTGTACGGGCTACCTGGGAGACATCGGCGTACCGCGTTCGGCCGATCCGATGGACTTTAGCGCCTGGTTCGAGGTTTATCTGGGGGGCGCGTGGCACGCGTTCGACGCACGGAATAATCAGCCTCGCATCGGTCGGATCTTGATGGCTCGCGGACGCGATGCCGCCGATGTCGCGCTGACCACGACGTTTGGCGTCAATCAACTGCGTTCGTTTCTGGTATGGACGGATGTAATCGCCAGCTAG